A DNA window from Bacteroidetes bacterium SB0662_bin_6 contains the following coding sequences:
- a CDS encoding GMC family oxidoreductase: MKHILNPDIYDVAVVGSGAGGGMAAYVLAEAGANVVMLEAGPMWSAATDGDMFTWNYASPRRGARSKEKPFGEFDGCIGGWEIEGEPYTHAPGTEWDWFRARMLGGRTNHWGRISLRFGPDDFRGYSLDGLGDDWPIGYEDIAPWYDKVDRLVGIFGNRDGFYNEPDGDFLPPPAPRLHELLVMQGAAKMGIPVLANRLSILTKTHNGRPACHFCAQCGRGCATGSNFSSPTVLLSPALGTGRLTIVDHAMAREITTDQEGLATGVSYVNRNDMQEYTVRARTVVLAASACETARLLLNSTSPRHPAGLANSSGAVGRYLMDSTGASVAGIFPQLVGRMPYNEDGVGGAHIYIPWFGYDQQRDFARGYHLEIWGGRQQPGYGFMGGIHTVNNLFEDRPRGGGGYGMQLKQDYRDLYGSVVGFSARGEMIARYENYCEIDPDVVDKYGIPVLRFHVRWSDEEYLQIKHAQEASRSLVEAMGGEVLTPMPSREEGYGILAPGQIIHEVGTVRMGDDPAKAPLNAWCQAHDARNVFVTDGAPFVSQAHKNTTWTILALAWRTADHIVGLRNAGAL, translated from the coding sequence ATGAAACATATCCTTAACCCCGATATCTACGATGTTGCTGTGGTCGGTTCAGGCGCCGGAGGGGGCATGGCGGCGTACGTGCTCGCCGAGGCGGGCGCTAATGTGGTGATGCTGGAGGCCGGCCCGATGTGGAGCGCGGCCACGGACGGCGACATGTTTACCTGGAACTATGCTTCGCCGAGGCGCGGAGCCCGTTCGAAAGAGAAGCCGTTCGGGGAATTCGACGGGTGCATCGGCGGCTGGGAAATCGAAGGCGAGCCGTACACTCACGCACCCGGCACGGAATGGGATTGGTTCCGGGCGCGCATGTTGGGCGGTCGTACGAACCACTGGGGGCGCATTTCATTGCGGTTCGGTCCGGATGATTTTCGCGGATACAGTCTCGATGGCCTTGGAGACGACTGGCCCATAGGGTATGAAGACATTGCGCCGTGGTACGACAAAGTGGATCGGCTCGTCGGGATTTTCGGCAACCGGGACGGTTTTTACAACGAGCCCGACGGCGACTTTTTGCCGCCTCCGGCGCCGCGTTTGCACGAACTGCTCGTGATGCAGGGGGCGGCGAAGATGGGTATCCCTGTTCTGGCGAACCGCCTTTCTATCCTGACAAAAACGCACAATGGCCGACCTGCTTGTCACTTCTGTGCGCAATGCGGCCGCGGCTGCGCCACGGGTTCGAATTTTTCCTCGCCGACGGTGTTGTTGTCTCCGGCTCTGGGTACAGGGCGGTTGACCATTGTGGACCATGCCATGGCGCGGGAGATCACCACGGATCAGGAGGGGCTGGCCACCGGCGTGTCGTACGTTAACCGGAACGACATGCAGGAATACACCGTCCGTGCGCGCACCGTGGTGCTGGCGGCCAGCGCATGCGAAACGGCCCGGTTGCTTCTGAATTCGACATCGCCCCGGCACCCGGCCGGCCTCGCCAATTCAAGCGGCGCCGTAGGGCGGTATCTCATGGATTCCACGGGCGCCAGCGTGGCAGGCATCTTTCCTCAGCTTGTGGGGCGTATGCCGTACAATGAAGACGGCGTCGGCGGGGCGCACATCTACATTCCCTGGTTCGGGTATGACCAGCAGCGCGATTTTGCCCGCGGATACCATCTCGAGATATGGGGAGGACGCCAGCAGCCCGGCTATGGCTTCATGGGCGGCATTCACACAGTCAATAACCTGTTCGAAGATCGTCCCCGGGGCGGGGGCGGCTATGGAATGCAACTCAAGCAGGATTACCGGGATTTGTACGGGTCCGTAGTGGGTTTCTCTGCCCGGGGCGAGATGATCGCGCGGTACGAAAACTATTGCGAAATCGACCCTGATGTGGTGGACAAGTACGGCATCCCCGTGCTTCGTTTCCATGTGCGCTGGAGCGACGAAGAGTATCTGCAGATTAAACATGCCCAGGAGGCGAGCCGCAGCCTTGTGGAAGCGATGGGGGGTGAAGTGCTGACGCCCATGCCGTCCAGAGAAGAGGGGTACGGCATTCTGGCTCCGGGGCAGATCATCCATGAAGTGGGCACGGTGCGTATGGGAGACGATCCGGCAAAGGCCCCGCTCAATGCATGGTGCCAGGCGCACGATGCAAGGAACGTCTTTGTAACGGATGGAGCACCGTTCGTGTCCCAGGCGCACAAAAACACGACATGGACCATTCTGGCGTTGGCATGGCGCACGGCGGATCATATTGTCGGACTCCGCAACGCAGGCGCCTTATAG
- a CDS encoding DUF4249 family protein: MRNRVFIRLFAMVVLPGLLLATTGCEESVDAIIGTEIPFTVWGFLDVAADTQYVRVFEVTDQLIPDRDRKIDARVFSTNRTTGERLEWTYQRVHFDSLITGHFFMAPFRPEHEVRYLLEVVRSDGETASAEVTVPPAANFTLETGESSVLIPVFIDGDVPNLIGLRVTYHAINVPPPQAWPQGTPVAPAVQLPVIVSYDDRVERIPGGWRFTIDMERDFEIVRAAYQINCLITDPEESAPYVWLRKMEFSGLLADSSWSPPGGVFDANLLAVPGTFSNVKNGYGFFGAGEGIGREWTPATETSLEAGYNFQPRCTGLFATDTPECHNPPVPCISEIFQGIEGFARGKTGNVLYPGGQRR, translated from the coding sequence TTTTCGCCATGGTAGTGTTGCCGGGCTTGCTGCTGGCGACTACCGGTTGCGAGGAGAGTGTGGATGCGATTATCGGGACCGAAATCCCCTTCACGGTCTGGGGCTTTCTGGATGTCGCCGCCGACACCCAGTATGTACGGGTCTTTGAAGTTACGGATCAACTGATTCCCGACCGGGATAGGAAGATCGATGCGCGTGTATTCTCCACGAATCGCACGACGGGCGAGCGCCTCGAATGGACGTATCAGCGCGTGCATTTCGACAGCCTGATCACCGGACATTTCTTCATGGCTCCGTTCCGCCCGGAGCATGAGGTGCGCTATCTGCTCGAGGTGGTACGCTCGGATGGGGAAACGGCCAGTGCTGAAGTGACCGTGCCGCCCGCCGCAAATTTCACCCTCGAAACCGGCGAGTCGAGTGTCCTCATTCCTGTCTTTATCGACGGCGACGTGCCGAACCTCATCGGGTTGCGTGTGACGTACCATGCGATCAATGTTCCGCCGCCCCAGGCCTGGCCGCAGGGTACGCCGGTGGCCCCGGCTGTGCAATTGCCGGTGATTGTTTCGTACGATGATCGAGTCGAGCGCATCCCGGGGGGGTGGCGTTTCACGATAGATATGGAGCGGGATTTTGAGATCGTTCGGGCGGCCTATCAAATCAATTGCCTGATTACCGATCCCGAAGAAAGCGCCCCCTACGTATGGCTCCGGAAGATGGAATTCTCGGGCCTGCTTGCGGATTCGTCCTGGTCGCCGCCCGGCGGGGTGTTCGATGCGAATCTGCTTGCGGTGCCGGGTACGTTTTCTAACGTGAAGAACGGTTACGGTTTTTTCGGGGCCGGAGAGGGGATAGGCAGGGAATGGACCCCTGCAACGGAAACGAGTCTTGAGGCCGGCTATAATTTTCAGCCCAGATGCACCGGGCTGTTCGCCACGGACACACCGGAGTGTCACAATCCCCCTGTGCCCTGCATTAGCGAGATATTTCAGGGGATTGAGGGATTTGCCCGGGGAAAGACCGGAAACGTGTTGTATCCCGGCGGCCAACGCCGTTAA